The following are encoded in a window of Panicum virgatum strain AP13 chromosome 5N, P.virgatum_v5, whole genome shotgun sequence genomic DNA:
- the LOC120675687 gene encoding ribosomal RNA small subunit methyltransferase-like: protein MAGGKIQKKRHGAGAAGGGGGARLQGGIPFEKSKGQHILRNPALVDSIVAKAGLKPTDTVLEIGPGTGNLTKRLLEAGVKAVVAVELDPRMVLELNRRFQGHPLSSRLKVIQGDVLKCDLPYFDICVANIPYQISSPLTFKLLSHRPIFRCAVIMFQREFAMRLVAQPGDSLYCRLSVNVQLLSRVSHLLKVGRNNFRPPPKVDSSVVRIEPRKPLPPVSFKEWDGLVRICFNRKNKTLGSLFKQKRVLELLEKNYKTMQSLQLAQDAEMGEEKMSADDVALLANMVEDLSMEIGDEKEDEMEMDDADMAGDGAASFKEKIMGILQQGDFAEKRGSKLSQVDFLYLLSLFNKAGIHFS from the exons ATGGCGGGAGGCAAGATACAGAAGAAGCGCCACGGCGCGGGGGCcgccggaggtggcggcggtgcgcggcTGCAGGGCGGCATCCCGTTCGAGAAGTCCAAGGGGCAGCACATCCTGCGGAATCCGGCTCTGGTGGACTCCATCGTTGCCAAGGCAGGCCTCAAGCCCACTGACACAGTCCTCGAGATCGGGCCCGGGACGGGTAATCTTACGAAGCGCCTCCTCGAGGCAGGAGTGAAGGCAGTCGTCGCCGTCGAGCTGGACCCGCGCATGGTGCTCGAGCTCAACCGCCGGTTCCAGGGGCACCCGCTCTCCTCGCGACTGAAG GTTATCCAAGGAGACGTCCTCAAATGTGATCTCCCTTACTTTGATATATGTGTGGCAAATATCCCATACCAGATTTCTTCACCCCTCACGTTCAAGCTTCTGTCGCACCGTCCAATCTTTAGGTGTGCTGTGATCATGTTTCAGCGTGAATTTGCCATGAGGCTTGTAGCACAGCCTGGAGACAGTCTCTACTGTCGTCTCTCTGTTAATGTCCAGCTTTTGTCACGAGTGTCACATCTTTTAAAGGTTGGGAGGAACAACTTTAGGCCTCCACCCAAGGTTGACTCATCAGTAGTGCGCATCGAGCCCAGGAAGCCCCTTCCTCCGGTCAGTTTCAAGGAGTGGGATGGACTTGTGAGGATTTGTTTCAACCGGAAGAACAAAACTTTGGGCTCCCTCTTTAAACAGAAGCGTGTTCTTGAGTTGCTAGAGAAGAACTACAAGACTATGCAGTCTCTGCAGCTTGCTCAAGATGCAGAAATGGGTGAGGAGAAGATGTCTGCTGATGATGTTGCATTGCTAGCTAATATGGTTGAAGATCTGAGCATGGAGATTGGAGATGAGaaggaagatgaaatggaaatgGATGATGCGGACATGGCAGGAGATGGTGCTGCAAGCTTTAAAGAAAAGATTATGGGTATATTGCAGCAGGGTGATTTTGCAGAAAAGAGAGGTTCTAAGCTGAGCCAGGTCGATTTCTTATACTTGCTGTCTCTTTTCAACAAGGCTGGTATACATTTCTCATGA
- the LOC120673333 gene encoding uncharacterized protein LOC120673333 isoform X2, with the protein MASLARAAAAVRSAALSAPLTGRVLGAPLPSLASPSAAARSARILRRSAAAASAGLETLMPLHSAVAAARLRSCIAVDSSCWSSLSQGLNKRI; encoded by the exons ATGGCATCcctggcccgcgccgccgccgccgtgaggTCGGCGGCCCTCTCCGCGCCCCTCACAGGCCGCGTCCTCGGCGCGCCGTTGCCTTCCCTGGCGTCGCCTTCTGCTGCTGCCCGGTCCGCCCGGATCCTCCGCAG gtcggcggccgcggcgtcggcggggctGGAGACGCTCATGCCGCTGCacagcgcggtggcggcggcgcggcttagGTCCTGCATCGCCGTCGACTCCTCCTGCTGGAGCTCGCTCTCGCAAG GTTTAAACAAGCGCATCTGA
- the LOC120674706 gene encoding uncharacterized protein LOC120674706 has product MRLDTFDGSGTPTDAADWLRKMEKVMAACRMTAEEIVLFIPHQLTGQVDVWWVGVCDAWTPARGAITWEVFLAQFRVKYYSDSFRDKMNDALNHIQQGDKTVDEYERDFSNTIRFVPSVASDEREKARKFFTGLNARYREVMGRNPPTTSITAVEEARGMEIQFQLTMLQQRRNGNSTDFEQMDILYCYAGVTEAETRLILSSAIPERVLEAQQQDRLLLDVRKRIHEGKVGDFTLDASGAVRFRGRLCVPQKSQVKEDILKEAHRTRYTVHPGENKMYQDLKKTYWWKRMKIDVAKYVASCGICQRVKAEHKSPAGKLQSLEVLMWPWDDISMDFVVHKYSR; this is encoded by the exons ATGCGCTTGGATACCTTTGATGGCTCAGGAACGCCTACTGATGCTGCTGATTGGCTGCGCAAGATGGAGAAGGTCATGGCTGCATGTAGGATGACTGCTGAGGAGATAGTCTTGTTTATTCCTCACCAGTTGACGGGTCAGGTTGATGTTTGGTGGGTAGGAGTATGTGATGCATGGACTCCTGCTCGAGGTGCTATCACTTGGGAGGTTTTCTTGGCGCAGTTCAGGGTTAAGTATTATTCAGACTCCTTCAGGGACAAGATGAATGATGCATTGAACCACATTCAGCAGGGGGACAAGACAGTGGATGAGTATGAGAGGGATTTCAGCAACACTATTCGCTTTGTCCCTAGTGTGGCAAGTGATGAGCGTGAGAAGGCTCGGAAGTTCTTCACAGGACTTAATGCTCGGTACAGGGAGGTGATGGGTAGAAATCCTCCAACCACTTCTATCACAGCAGTTGAGGAGGCTAGGGGTATGGAGATTCAGTTTCAGCTTACGATGCTCCAGCAAAGGCGTAATGGAAATTCAA CTGATTTTGAGCAGATGGATATCTTGTACTGCTATGCTGGAGTGACGGAAGCAGAGACGCGGTTGATTCTATCGTCAGCTATACCAGAGCGTGTGTTGGAGGCGCAACAACAGGACCGATTATTGCTAGATGTTAGGAAGCGTATTCATGAAGGGAAGGTTGGGGATTTCACCTTAGATGCTTCTGGGGCTGTTCGATTTCGTGGTCGTCTTTGTGTGCCACAAAAGTCTCAAGTCAAAGAGGATATACTCAAAGAGGCGCATCGTACTCGATACACTGTCCACCCTGGTGAGAATAAAATGTATCAGGATTTGAAGAAAACTTATTGGTGGAAGAGGATGAAGATCGATGTGGCCAAGTATGTGGCTTCATGTGGTATTTGCCAGCGGGTGAAGGCTGAGCATAAGAGTCCCGCGGGAAAGTTGCAGTCCTTAGAGGTTCTTATGTGGCCTTGGGATgatatttctatggattttgtg GTCCACAAGTACAGCCGGTGA
- the LOC120673333 gene encoding uncharacterized protein LOC120673333 isoform X1, whose product MASLARAAAAVRSAALSAPLTGRVLGAPLPSLASPSAAARSARILRRSAAAASAGLETLMPLHSAVAAARLRSCIAVDSSCWSSLSQGYALPL is encoded by the exons ATGGCATCcctggcccgcgccgccgccgccgtgaggTCGGCGGCCCTCTCCGCGCCCCTCACAGGCCGCGTCCTCGGCGCGCCGTTGCCTTCCCTGGCGTCGCCTTCTGCTGCTGCCCGGTCCGCCCGGATCCTCCGCAG gtcggcggccgcggcgtcggcggggctGGAGACGCTCATGCCGCTGCacagcgcggtggcggcggcgcggcttagGTCCTGCATCGCCGTCGACTCCTCCTGCTGGAGCTCGCTCTCGCAAG GATATGCTTTGCCTTTGTGA